GTGCAGAAATTGCCTTGATTGAAAATGTTCCTGCGATCGCCCCCGACCAATTCCCCACCATCAAAACCGTTGCAAAACTGAGCGTACCCAATAAGAAACTTTTTCTACTGACAAGATTTTTCCCAATCATCTCAAATATCCTCTCAAAACTTCAGTTCTTTCAATCGTCACCCTTCTGAGACAATCGTTTAAAAATATTCGATATCCACTCCCACGCATATTATTTTGTGTCTCCCTATCACAAGTAGCATCACGCTCATCAATCCATGCCAATTGACGATCAATTAATCGTTCTTTTTCATTGCCACTCAACTGCGAGATTACCTCTTTCCAAACTGAGTTTAATTCACGATCCGCTTTTTCGTATGCTAAACGAGCGCATCTTTGCATCTGAACTTGATACCTAGGCTTTACACAGCTTGTATCATCTTGTGCCGACAAAGGTGATACAAGCTGTGTAAAGCAAGTCAACATAAATCCCAGAGAAATTAGTAAAAATTTATTCTTATTTGTAAAGTTCATAAAGTTTAACCTTATTTAATTACATCAAAACATCAATATAAATCTATGGCCGTCGTCGTGATTATCTTCTATATAAAACTTGACTCCGATGAATTACACCGCCTCTACCACAAAAATTTGTGCGAAGCCAACCATCACCAACCACACCTCCGCTAAGCTCGATCGCAGTCAACTCGCGAATAGTACAGACGATACTACCATTGGGAGAACTTCTTACATTTGAAGGTGGATCAAATACAACTCCAATCGCTATTCCTTCATTAAAACTAGGAGCAGTACAAACAATTTGCATCATATCCCTCGTTGCTTGAGATTGCGGTCTATTAACCGCTTGCTCTGGGAAAGTGAGCCACGTTCTCGACTGGCAATTAGCTTGAGCTTGAATACGTTCATTGCCAAGATTATAATCAAAATTTACCTTTCGAGAACTTATTCTAGAGATAGAACACAGATCAACACTAATGTTCTGCCCACCAACAGCAGTACCCGTAGAATAATCACAGTTCCCAGCTTGTGCCGACAGCCCATGAGAATCGACAAGCGCATACACCAAAATTGCTACATTCAAGCAGTAGACAAATGGAAATATAGGCTTCACTAAAGATAAGGCTCTCTTGTAATTTATAAAACCCATGTAATTTAGCCTTAACTGAATAGACTTATAAAATACTGGCGCGATCGCCACTCAATCCCGAATATATCACTATTCGATCAATTTGATCACTAATAATCTTAAATTTTTGTAAATACATTGATGTTATCCCTGCGGATGGAGGGATTTGGAGACCAAAACTCATCAAACAACCATGAGCAGAATGTTATCCTGAATCCTATCTGTTAACTCACAAAGTTATGTTATCCTCCAATCTTTCATTAATATAATTGAATATATGAAAACCATACCCGTAGATAGACTCACCACCAACTTTATCAACCTACTAGAAGAAATCGCCACCACAGGCGACCCCATCGAACTTGATTGGCAAGGCAAACGCTTCCAAATATCACCAGTAACACCCAAAAATATAGCCACAAATAGGCTAGACAATTTAGTAAGACGACCAAATGTTATCATTGGCGATCCAGAAGACCTAGTAAGCATTTCTTGGGAACATGAACTCAACCTCGATCTACCTTGATACCCATGTCATTATTTGGCTCTATGTTGACGAGCGAAACAAACTGAGCAACTTTGCCCAGTCCATTATTTCCCAAAACTACGATCTCATCTGTTCCCCATTAGTGAAACTAGAGCTACAGTACCTATACGAAATAGGCAGAATTACAGATTCGCCAAACCTAATTTTGACAGATCTTGCTAATCGTATTGGCTTGCGCCTATGCGATAAAAGTTTTATTGAAATTATTAACTGCGCCCTATCGATTACATGGACTCGTGATGTTTTCGATCGCCTCATCGTTGCAAACGCAATGGTCAGCGAAAATATCTTACTAAGCAAAGACCACAAAATCCTTGAAAACTACACCCATGCGAAATGGTAGGAATAGCAGGATGTTCATTTAGCGGCACGAGTATCAAATCCTTCCGCTACATTATTTACCTTACGCTCTAATAAATGAGACGATAGCCACCACTTTTCCCCTTTTGAATATCGCTATTCTTGACCCGCACTTTAAAAACAACAATATCCAATCCCGACAGGCGATCGCCTAATACTTCTCCAGACTATAATTTCTCGATTACAGGTTGTACATCTGAGCGAATTTTACGATAGCGCTTAAACAGAATCCGAAACTGCCTCTCAAAGTTACCAGAAGTCTCGACTTGAACAATTAGGTAGAATTGAACTAGATGATATTCTGATTTGCTAGTTGTAAGGTGCGAGCAAAACTCTAATGACTTTGGCAAAATAATAATTGCTCTTGCAATTGATCATCGAGCAGACTGATACTATTTGCCGTACTTATTGGCAGAGTTTCTACAAAAACTTGTTAATAGTCAAGGTGAAAAATTTTGGGAAGCGTAGATTTTATACCTAAATATTCAGCAGCAAACCAATTAAGATCCACTCTTGTGACCTAGATAACGTTTAGAATGATCGCTAGTGTCCAAAATAAGTAACTGAATAGTGGACAGCAACGAACGAGTATTTGAAGATATGGCAACAAAGCAAGCAGCGATTTTGGTCTTGGCGGATGGTACTTGTTACCGTGGCTATGCCTTTGGCGCATCGGGAACCGCGATCGGCGAAGTGGTATTTAATACGGGTATGACTGGCTACCAAGAGGTAATGACCGATCCCAGCTACCGAGGTCAAATTGTGACTTTCACCTGCCCCGAACTTGGCAATACAGGCGTAACCCCCGAAGATGATGAATCCGATCGCCCACAGGTGCGTGGCGTAATAGCCCGTAACATTACCGCCCTACCAAGCAACTGGCGATCGCGTCAGTCCTTGCCCGACTACCTCAAGGCGCATAATGTCGTCGGTATTGCAGGGATTGATACTCGTGCGCTTACCCGTAAACTGCGATCGCTTGGCGCAATGAATGGCGGCATCTCCACCGAAATTCTCGATCCTGAAGTGTTACTGGCTAAGGTGAAAGCTGCGCCATCAATGCAGGGTCAAAACCTCGCTCAAGCAGCTTCCACCGATCGCATTTATGAATGGGCAGACAAAACCTTACCTGAATGGGAATTTACCGAACCATCTCAGTTAACAGGTGAAGCGATGACTGTTGTAGCGATCGACTTTGGTGTAAAACGGAATATTTTGCGTCGTCTCGCTAGCTACGGCTGCCGCGTGATCGTCGTTCCTGCCGATACCCCCGCCGAAAAGATTCTCTCTTATAATCCCGATGGCATCTTCCTATCAAACGGCCCTGGAGATCCCGCCGCCGTTACCCAAGGCATTGAAACAGCGAAGGCTTTGCTAGCTGCGGATAAACCAATGTTTGGGATTTGTCTAGGTCATCAGATTTTGGGCTTATCCATGGGTGGCGATACCTTCAAACTCAAGTTTGGACATCGTGGCTTAAATCAACCTGCCCAAAACCAAGCGGAAAATGCCGATCGCCGAGTGGAGATCACCAGCCAAAATCATGGTTTTGCGCTCACAGGTGAATCCTTTGAGGCATCTCCCGCCATGTTGACCCATATCAACCTCAACGATCGCACGGTCGCAGGGCTAGAGCATAAAACTTTGCCAATCTTCTCGGTACAATATCACCCAGAGGCAAGCCCTGGTCCTCACGATGCTGATTATCTGTTCGAGCGTTTTGTGAAATCCATGCGCGAACATAAAAATAACTCTAAGCAAGTAGCAGCTTAGCCATCCTGATCCCCCCCACCCCCCTTAAAAAGGCAGGAGAATTTTCTTCTTCCCCCTTTTTAAGGGGGATTGAGGGGGATCTAAACTCCGAAACATAGACAAAAGAACTATCAAAACAATCATGCCCACTCCCGTAGCCACACTTCCCACCGACTCTGAAGGACTTTTGAAACTCTTACGCCATAAGGAAGGAACTTGGGTGCAGTGGGGAATTGCTTGTCAAATGCTCCAAAAAATGGGTGAGAATTCTCTCGCAATTTTTGAGAACACTGGCTTTGAACCAATTCAACAAAACCAGATTGTGGTTGCTTCACAGGTCTATGCGAGTCTGCAAGCAGGTAATGCGGCGGATATTGTCCTCGCTCATTTTGAACAGAAAGGCAGTGACATTCTTAATGAGTTGCGCGTACTCAATCAGACAGAGAGAGTAGCGATGGCAACCTTCGCACTCGAAAAAAATCTTGATGTTTTGGAAGCTAAGGATGTTGTTAAAGCAATTAAGGAAGCTTCTAATGTTGCTAACTTGCCTGAAGGATTTACACGTCATCCTGGGGACACTGTGGTATTGCAAATCTTAAAAGCAACACAAGGCAAAATCGATCCACAGGAACGCACTAGACTGATTGCGCGGGGATTGCGGTTTGCCCATAGTGAGAAAGCGCGTGCAGCGATCGAGCGTCTGCTTATGGAAATGTCAGCACCCGCCAAGAAAAAAGCTCCAAACCTGCCCAACTTCCGTTACGATGCGGAAGATAGTATTCCTCGTATCTTGCCTGTAGTTGGTACATTACCGCTATCAATTGATGAGTTTAAGTCCTCTCCAAAAACTGAAGAATTAGCCCCCTTTGGAATTGTCCATTCCGCCGTTGCATCCACTTGGGCAACTCTGCCTGGTTGGTTTGTCGTCCATGAAGCAGAAGATGGAGTAGTGGTTTGTGGTAATACTGACACCTTACAGGCGGCGATTAATCAAGAAGTTCTTAGCTCTGTCCGCGATCGCGCTGAGGATATCTTGGTACTAGTCGATCGCGCTCAACGCGAATGGGATGAGAATAGCTATTTTGCGATCGCGGGTGAGGATGGCAATCTCCAGTTTGCATGGTTTGAGCTACCGCCAGAAGTGGAACTCTTCGGCAAAATCACTTTAACTCTGCGCCCCAAACGCTTCTTTGACGAAGCCGCCTCTCAAGATCGCTGGCAGTTTGAAGAATAAAACTGTACATTTACAGCGCTTTGCGCTCAAATTCAAACCAAGAAAAAAAATTGAAAGCGTTGCAAAGCAACGCTTTCAATTTTTTTCTTGTGGTTCGTTTGATCGGTAATTGCTGTAAAACAATGTTAGTTCGACGAAAGCGAAAAATGGTAAGAATCGCTAAGCGATTCTTACCATTTTTCGCCATTTGCGGCGTGCGAAGCACGACGCAAATGGCTATATCGAACTCACGTCACGTTAAGAACCCATTTAAGAATTACTTTCTGCGGTTAAATCTAAAAGATCCCCCTCAATCCCCCTTAAAAAGGGGGAAGAATTTAATTCTCCCCCCTTTTTAACGTCAGTTCGACGAAAGCGAAAAATGGTAAGAATCGCTAAGCGATTCTTACCATTTTTCGCCATTTGCGTCGTGCTTCGCACGCCGCAAATGGCTATATCGAACTCACGTCTTTTTAAGGGGGGCTGGGGGGGATCTAGACAATTCTTAAATGGTTTCCAAAACATAAAATGGCATAGCCATTTTATGTTTTGGGATAAATTATGTTTTGGGATAAATCAGTTTGCGTGACGATTGCTCTATTTGTCTTACTACTGTTAGCGCCGAATAACTCACCCCTGCGGTTCCTTCACCTGGATGGGTAGAGTCGCCAACTAACCAAATATTTTTGAGTGGTGTACGATTAGCGAAACCAAAGGGACCAAAAGTGGAAACGCGCATTCCTACACCACCAACGATGCCGCGATCGCGTCCTGTATAGCGTTCAAAAGTTTGCGGAGTGGCAGCTTCAATATGAATGATTGTCTCTTCATTAAGAAGAAAATATCCACTTAACTGCGCGATCGCACGTTCCGTAAATCTCTTTTTGAGTTCCTGATAATCTTCACCGCCATACCAAACCTCAGCATCAGTAAATTCAGAAGCAATGATCGTTGCTTTTCCATTAGGAGCGCGACCATCTCCTTCTTTGCTAACGGAAACAAATAGCGAATGTGGTTTATTAATTGTGGAATCTTCATAGGCTTCCAGAAATTGCAAATGCGGCGGACAGTCTTCAGGAATCGCAGCCCGATCCACTCCCAAATAAACGACAAAAGCTACTGAAGCAGGCTTGAGGTCAGCAACCCGCCTAACATAGCCCTTAGGTGCAGCATCTCCCAAAAGCTGCACAAAATTATTCACCGTCACATTCGCCACGATGTGATCGGCGCTATCTTCAAAAATCTCTTGCGATCGCAGATTTTTTACTTTTACCTTTTTACTTTTACCCTGATCGGCGATCGCTGTAACTTGATGCTGCATCAATACCCTACCGCCATCACGTTCAATACTTGAAATTAGGCGATCGCTTAAAACTTGCATACTTCCCTTGAGATGGAATAAACCTAACGGGAATTGAGAAACTGCTAGAGCTGTTGCTGCATAAAGCAAAGCCGTCTCTTCGGCATTCACCTGAGAATAGAGCTTCAATTGCAAATCGAGGAAGGTGCGGAGTCTTTGATCGTTTGCTAATCCAAAACCACGCAGAGCATCACCCACCGTCGAAAAGGTATAGGGAATAGTGGCTAAAGTATCAACCCGTAAAGCTTTAATTAATTGCCAAGCATCCCAAACATTACGTGGCGGCAAAATTGGATCGCGGGACTGAAATCGCCAACTTCGCCAAAATAAGTCTTCGAGAAAATCCCAAAATGGTTCGCTATTGGGGAATTGCCTTTGTCGTTCGATTTTCCACCTATGGCGATCGCGCCAGACATTAATCGGAGTACTCTCATTTGGCAAAAATACTGCACAGGCAGGATCGCAATAAGTCGCTTCAGGCATCTCAAGTTCTAATTCTTGAAAAATGCGATCGTGAATCCCTCCAGATTCTAATCCTGCAACCTGTGTCGCACCCACATCAAAGGTAAAGCCCCTCCGCTTAAATGTCGAAGCACAACCACCAGCAACAAGAGCCAAGTCATAAACAATAACTTCATAGCCACGCTTAGCTAGCAAAGCCGCCGCCGTTAAGCCCCCAATTCCTGCCCCAATGACAATGATTTTTTGATTTGTTTTTTGTTTAAATGTACTCAACACTGGCTATAACTAATTAACAATTCTTAATCTAGTCTAAGCGATCTACCTAATACCAAAACACAAAAGGCGTAGCTACTTTGTGTTTTAAAAACCCTTACGGGGTTTAGGTTTTAATTCACAAAAAGTATTGTTATCCTTTCGTGAATTGGTATAACTGCCCAGAATGGTAAGGAATGAAAATTAATTAAAACCAAAATTTGTTGTGGCGGGCGAAGCCCGCCACAACAAATTTTGGTTTTAATTGCACAAGTTAATTAA
This genomic stretch from Pseudanabaena galeata CCNP1313 harbors:
- a CDS encoding lysozyme inhibitor LprI family protein, with amino-acid sequence MNFTNKNKFLLISLGFMLTCFTQLVSPLSAQDDTSCVKPRYQVQMQRCARLAYEKADRELNSVWKEVISQLSGNEKERLIDRQLAWIDERDATCDRETQNNMRGSGYRIFLNDCLRRVTIERTEVLRGYLR
- a CDS encoding RuBisCO accumulation factor 1, with the translated sequence MPTPVATLPTDSEGLLKLLRHKEGTWVQWGIACQMLQKMGENSLAIFENTGFEPIQQNQIVVASQVYASLQAGNAADIVLAHFEQKGSDILNELRVLNQTERVAMATFALEKNLDVLEAKDVVKAIKEASNVANLPEGFTRHPGDTVVLQILKATQGKIDPQERTRLIARGLRFAHSEKARAAIERLLMEMSAPAKKKAPNLPNFRYDAEDSIPRILPVVGTLPLSIDEFKSSPKTEELAPFGIVHSAVASTWATLPGWFVVHEAEDGVVVCGNTDTLQAAINQEVLSSVRDRAEDILVLVDRAQREWDENSYFAIAGEDGNLQFAWFELPPEVELFGKITLTLRPKRFFDEAASQDRWQFEE
- the carA gene encoding glutamine-hydrolyzing carbamoyl-phosphate synthase small subunit, whose translation is MATKQAAILVLADGTCYRGYAFGASGTAIGEVVFNTGMTGYQEVMTDPSYRGQIVTFTCPELGNTGVTPEDDESDRPQVRGVIARNITALPSNWRSRQSLPDYLKAHNVVGIAGIDTRALTRKLRSLGAMNGGISTEILDPEVLLAKVKAAPSMQGQNLAQAASTDRIYEWADKTLPEWEFTEPSQLTGEAMTVVAIDFGVKRNILRRLASYGCRVIVVPADTPAEKILSYNPDGIFLSNGPGDPAAVTQGIETAKALLAADKPMFGICLGHQILGLSMGGDTFKLKFGHRGLNQPAQNQAENADRRVEITSQNHGFALTGESFEASPAMLTHINLNDRTVAGLEHKTLPIFSVQYHPEASPGPHDADYLFERFVKSMREHKNNSKQVAA
- the crtD gene encoding C-3',4' desaturase CrtD, yielding MLSTFKQKTNQKIIVIGAGIGGLTAAALLAKRGYEVIVYDLALVAGGCASTFKRRGFTFDVGATQVAGLESGGIHDRIFQELELEMPEATYCDPACAVFLPNESTPINVWRDRHRWKIERQRQFPNSEPFWDFLEDLFWRSWRFQSRDPILPPRNVWDAWQLIKALRVDTLATIPYTFSTVGDALRGFGLANDQRLRTFLDLQLKLYSQVNAEETALLYAATALAVSQFPLGLFHLKGSMQVLSDRLISSIERDGGRVLMQHQVTAIADQGKSKKVKVKNLRSQEIFEDSADHIVANVTVNNFVQLLGDAAPKGYVRRVADLKPASVAFVVYLGVDRAAIPEDCPPHLQFLEAYEDSTINKPHSLFVSVSKEGDGRAPNGKATIIASEFTDAEVWYGGEDYQELKKRFTERAIAQLSGYFLLNEETIIHIEAATPQTFERYTGRDRGIVGGVGMRVSTFGPFGFANRTPLKNIWLVGDSTHPGEGTAGVSYSALTVVRQIEQSSRKLIYPKT
- a CDS encoding type II toxin-antitoxin system Phd/YefM family antitoxin, yielding MKTIPVDRLTTNFINLLEEIATTGDPIELDWQGKRFQISPVTPKNIATNRLDNLVRRPNVIIGDPEDLVSISWEHELNLDLP
- a CDS encoding type II toxin-antitoxin system VapC family toxin, encoding MNSTSIYLDTHVIIWLYVDERNKLSNFAQSIISQNYDLICSPLVKLELQYLYEIGRITDSPNLILTDLANRIGLRLCDKSFIEIINCALSITWTRDVFDRLIVANAMVSENILLSKDHKILENYTHAKW